The window GCTGATGATTCACCACCTGCATGGACTTGGCCCCGGCGGTGCACTTCCCATGCTCACCCCGCCGCGACACGAATACGTGATTCCCGAAAACGTGTCGCGGAAATTGAAACTTGCCTATCAGCGGGAAGCGATGCGAATCGGCCGCGAAGGCTAAAGCTGCAGCGGGCGCTGAGTAAGCATCCGAGCAATTTTTCCCTGAGCAACGCGCAGTGCATTCGGGTTTTCGTGCAGATATGTTAGGAACCACAGCACTCCGGTGAGGTAGCTCGTCACAAGATCTTCAACTCTTACGAAGACGACCCCTTCTGACTTGTTAGACAGCTTTGGCGTGGACCCGTAGACATAACAGACGAGCCTGATCTCATCGCTATCACGGTTCGCAGAAGACTCTGCGGTACCCATGTGAAGCAGGCCGTTTCTTGCCTCCCAGATTTCGCGAGCAGTGCACGGCAATGGATCATAAGGTTGCATGTACGAGTCCACCCACTTCTGAAAGTCAGCAGGTCCAGACCTCAAAGGCTCCACGGACAGCCAGGCCATTTGCTCAATCGCAACATAGGTCAGCATCACCGCCTGCAGGTGATGCCCCCCATCGCGCAAGCAGGTTATCGAATCAGTCATCTGCTTAGCGAAAGAAAAAACTTCTTCTGTGCTCATCCAGCGCTCCTTGATCCGGCTCCATGCCGGGCCAAACACAAATACCGCAACGGCGGGCAATGCGCCAGTTCAGACGAAATTCGGCGGCTCAACGACTCGATGCGCCGAATCCATGTAGCTGGCCAGGTCGATCACCTCCCGAAGGAACACGACCACCTCCAGCTTCACCGCGTCGTCCGGCAGCCCTATCCGTTTCAGCATAGCCTTGGCGTCCTCTTCAATCGCCGCCAGCGCATCTACATCGCTCTTCAACCTCATGTCGGCCTCCTGCCAGTGTGAGCTGGGAGAATAGATACAACATCTGGTGACTTGCCGGCCAGCGAAATTGAAGAGGTAGGCCATGGCCAAGACTGGGCAAGAGCGATCGGCGAAGGCCGTGCTGAAGCGGATCGAGTTCGACGAGAAGGACTTGCGGCACCGTTGCAGGCTCGGCACGCGGCAGAAGCTGGAAGAGCTCATGGCCTGGAACGAGGATACCGAACAAGCTTCGGTGATTGAAGGCTGTCTACGCTATGTACATTCGCTTGGGCCAGATGGTGCGCGGGATGCTTTGAAAGCGCGCCACGAAATCGTAATTAGCGAAAACGTGGCGCGTGACTTTCGCAATCAAAGCTTGGTGGGACTGAAGCCTGATCCGGGCGACGAAGTCATCACGCCGGATTTAAATTTGGAGGGAGCGGAAGGATTTTAACCCTCTGCGGAACTGTCCGGCAGCTGCATTACTCGTCCGACTCTTAACAATTGAATATCGATCGCTCCCAGCGCCGCCCCGCCCCATCCAAATGCTGCTGTTATAGCCATCAAAATTACTCCTAGATCGATATGGTAAATGAGTGGAATTCCATCAGGTAATGGAAAACCGCACAACGTCACTAGGCTCGATGCAATAAAAAAATAGCTTAAGAGTTTTTCTTTCACGCGAGCTGTTAGCCCGTGCTCATGAGAAATCGCCGCTAAGCGATCACTGTAGTGGTCGCGATCTTACACCGCAGACACCATCGTTATCAAATTATGCCACCACCGGTCACGGAGGGAGGCACCTTAGTTTGCTTTACCTTTCATGGCGGTAATCAATCCAATAACGCCACGCTCGCTGCGCGATATCGCACAGGTCGTGTGTTGCGCCGCCCTTGGCGCCGTTGAGAAATTTCATTCTTGAAGGTGAACAGCAGAAAGCTGTACACAGCGCCGAGGATGCCCACCAGCAGCACCCACGCAAAAATGCGCAACAGGTGTCGCGCCGCATGGGGTGTGGACAGGAAAGGGCCGATCTGACGCAGGTAATTCTTCAATCGAATGCCCGCACGGTAGAGGCGGCCGGGGGTGGCGAAAATCAGACAACTATTAAAGAGTGTGCGCAGGCAGCTGGCTATGCCAGCGCATCAATGGATTCAAAGGTAACTCATGACAAACGCGATATTTGCGTTAGCTGATCCGGCGCGCATTCCCTTGTCAAACCCACCATTTCCACCTGTTGTAGCAGTGCGAAAGTACCGAGCGCTCAGAGGGATTTTTAAGTTGCCTCCAGCCGAAGAATAGTCCGTGAATACATAGCTTTGATGTAAAACGATCGGGTTTCCGTCACTGTTGAGTATTTGCAAGGCCACACCCTGAGCAGTCGAATCGGCACTCAGCTTCACGATACCCCGCGTGGAGTTTTGAGAGGGGGAATCTGATGTGGGCTTGAGGGTGTAAGTCACTTTTTTTATGCCTGCCGGGCAATTGTTGAGACTGATGTCAAATTTGACGGGCTCGGAATACGATCCGTTATTGGCAAAGATACTTATGTCATGCGAACCCATGTCGACTCTGATGTCAGGCGTTTCACAGGATTGAGGCACAATCGTTGTGCCATTGGTCGCCATTGCTAGTGGTGATACACCGTCTGCATGGAAAACCCCGAGTGTTCCTGCCGGGATTTTCTGTGCATCGAATACATCCGCTATTTTGATTAGTCGTAGCACGTGTCTTGTGGTGTCCCATCCGTATCCGCCCGCCTCTCGACGAATACCCGGATAAATGGGTATGGTTACATTGTCTTTGTAGGACCACTGCCATGCGAGCCCGGTATTTCCGATTGCGTAAACAAGGTCACCCGATTTAGACACACCGACATTGTTCTGAACACCATATGAAAACTCGTTAGTACATTTATACGAGCTGGGCGTTGGTCCCATTGTGAGTGGAGGGCTTTCATATACTACGGTGCCGTTGGGTGTATCACGAGGAATCGAAAGTGTAGCGGGTACTTGCATAGTGATAGTTGTTTGATGATGATTGGGGTAGAAGGAGCAAGTTGCCGCGACCGCGTAGTTTGAAGCGAAGAGCAGCGTCAGACATAGCGTATGAATCGCTTTCGTTAGCGGGACAGGGCGATGGAATTTGAAACGCTTCATGGAGAGGGCACTACGTATCGGTCAATGAGTGGCGTACGTTAGCCATGCTGAATGGTCTTGGGCATCAGGCGATTCTTAAAAAGCACTTGCCCTTAGCGGTAGGTTTAGTACGAAGCTGGCGGGCAGCAGCCCGAAGCATTTTGCTCGAACGAAAACGAGCCTTAACAAGGTAGGCCTGGGCATCGAAAGCCAGCGCAAATTTTCGCTCTTCCTCACCACCCTCCACCGACCGGGTGTGCCCGGCATAGGAATTACTACTTGAACATGGTCTCCACTCCGTTCGCTTCGACCACATCTTTAACCACTTTATCGTTCAACAACTGACCTTTTTTCAATACAATATTTCGTACGTAGTCAAACAACTCAATCCACGAAACTCCTTCATCACCGTTATTCCAAACCAAATCAGGCTGTTCTATTTCTGAAAGCATCATGTATGGTGTGCGAGCTCCTTCCCTTATTTCTTCTGGCGCGATCAAAACCACTCGAGCTGTTTCGAGCTTTTCAGCCCCGCTATGTGCCGCGAAATTGTGTCTATATGAAATGCCGATATCATGAAGTTCATGATACCTTTCATCGAGCTGCCTTCTTTCTAGTTTAACGGGTCTGCCATCACATTTAGAAAAACACTTCCCATAAAAAGTGAGCGAGGCAACAAACAATCCTTTCACAATATCGTAGGATTCTCTTTCCTGCCCGAAGTGGAATTCGCCATCAACCTTTGGCAATGAAGACCGAATCCTATCAATCTCTTTCATCCATACAATCGCACTCTTCAAATCCTTTTGAATAAGTGCATAACCTGCCATTTGATCGCAGATTTTTGAATCCAATATAACTCTCTTACAGGGACGGCCCTTATACTTGTAAATCCTGTACTTTTTTCCGCTTTTGCTATCAACAGAAAATTTATGACTCCATTCTTCGCCCAAAACACTTCCCCTAAAAATTCATCAGCCATCAATTTCAATAGGCAATCATAAGTCCAAAATTTCCTTATAAATACTATCACCACTGACCTGTGAGTCGTAAATCAAGAACTTTGCAGTAACCTGCTTCGACCGCTACGAACAACCCTACCTCGCCCCTTCAAAGTCAGCCGCTATAGCGGCAAGGACGAGTGTCAGAGGTAAGAAACAAAATCCCCTAAGCGTTCTCTGGCGATTGGTACGGCGTATTCAAGCAGCTCCAGCGGTACATTCTCTACGAACAGGGTCACTTCAAAGCGGAGTGTCTCGTCATTTCGAAAGATCTCAAATAACAGTCCGTTGTTACCTCTCCAACACTCAAGCGCAAGGCCATCGTGTCCTTCAACAACGCTTGAAGCGCAGCAAAACCGATATTCGACTCCGTGTACGACCACATCGCACCTCCCTATCTGAGGTGGGAAAGATACCTCTCCCCTCTATGAATTTGATAGCCGCTATAGCGGCAAGGACGAGCTCGCCCATGGAAATCAAAAAGGCTGGCCCTGACCACTACCGCTACGTCGATTCGATTGGGCCGGATGGCCTTACCGTAACGATGCAGACCTGGGTGGCATACGCCGAAACCCCAATGTGCTGGTATCTGCTGAGCGAGCACGACCACGACCGCTTAATGCGCGGCTGGCTGAGCGAAGCAGGTGCGAAAAAAGCACGAAAGCGCGTGCTCAAGCACCAGTACTTCAGCTCACGGTGCTTCGCCTACCAGGAAAAGGAGCGGGCCCTTAACTCGTACAAGTGCCGAAAGGAATGGCAAATCCGGCACGCCACGCTCTCGCTGGAGCGCGCCAAGTCCGCCATCGGGTACTTCGGCGACTCGACTGTCAGAGTGACGGATCCGCCTAGCGAGGCCGTTATCCCGAGCGATTACATCCAAAACTCATTCGCGTGGGAGTGACGCCATGATCACCAAGTGCGTACTCGGCTGCACCCTCTTCTTCTGGCTTCCATTGGTACTGACCATAAAGGCGGTGATCGGATGAGCAAACGAGCGATTCACCTTTACCCGTGGGACGGAGGCACCGAGGCCGACCAAGATCCGCCAGAACACGTTTACTGCGGCACCGATGGCGTAATGACCGACGAACAGCTCACCAATGACTGGCGGCGCGTCACCTGCAAGCGTTGCCTCAAGATCCACGAAAAAGAGCTGGCAGCGTTGGCGGCGGACGATCGAGACCAGAAGGTCAAGCTTTTCGATGAAGCTCAAGCCGTCACCATCACGCTCGGTCACCGGAATATCTCAACAGCCATCAAGGCTTTGGTCAGGGAGCGCGACGAGCTCAGGGATGAGCGAGACAACCTGCGCGCAGACCGTGACGGCCTACTTGAAGCAGGAGCGCACCTACTATGATCTTCGCCCCGCTCTACATGGCCTACCTCATCTACAAGGGGCCGTGGCGATGAATAGTTACCAGATCCTGATTGGCGACTGTTTGGAGCTGCTGCGGCGGATGCCCGATTGCAGCGTCGACAGCGTCGTCACCGACCCGCCGTACGGACTGTCCTTCATGGGCAAAAAATGGGACTACGACGTGCCGGCGACGGAGGTGTGGATCGAATGCTTGCGAGTACTCAAGCCGGGCGGCCACCTGTTGGCTTTCGCCGGCACTCGCACGCAGCACCGTATGGCTGTGCGCATCGAGGATGCCGGCTTCGAGATCCGCGACATGATCGCTTGGGTATATGGGTCGGGTTTTCCGAAATCGATGGACGTGAGCAAGGCGATCGATAAAGCCGAAGACTACAAGCTGCAAGCCTCTCATCGACGCGCGTGGGTGGCAGCGGTTCAAGAAGCTGGTCTGAAGCTGCCGGGCAACTCCCGACACGACTGGACTGTTGGTGAGCATGCCCCAGGCGAACAATGGTGGGCTGAGTTCGAGAATTGGCTACCCGGTCTCTCTAAAGAGCAGCGCCAAGCCATTGAGAGAATCGTAGTGGGCAAGGGGTTCAAACCGCGCCCGACATACCACACTGCTGATATTGGCGGCGAAGCAGAATGCAACGAATACGATATCACTACCCCTGCTACGCAGGCTGCCAGAAAATGGGAAGGCTGGGGCACCGCTCTCAAACCAGCACTCGAGCCAATCACTGTCGCTCGGAAACCATTTTCCAGCACGGTCGCTGCCAACGTCATAGCGCATGGAACCGGCGCCCTGAATATTGATCGATGCCGGGTAACAACCGGAGACGACACGGCTCGGATCAGTAACGGAGCAATCAAGGGCGGAAACTTCGCCGCGGGTGGATCTGCGCCCGGCCCGATCGCCGGCGGACATTCAGATGGACGCTGGCCCGCCAATCTAATCCACGACGGCAGCGCCGAGGTAGTCGCGCTGTTCCCCGCTCAGGCGGGCGCAGCGGCACCGGTGACAGGCAACGAACCGACGGCCAACGGCTTCAGCGGCCCGGTCAAGTACAGCGGGATGCGCGAGCGGGTGCCCGGCGCTTTCCACTCTGACAGTGGGAGTGCTGCCCGGTTCTTCTACTGCGCCAAGACCAGCCGAAAAGATCGAAACGAAGGCCTGCTCAGCTCGGACGCTCCAGCTGTCGCCAAGGAAGCAACCATGCGCGACTGCGAAACCGCCGAGTGGAGTACTCGCAACGGCAACAGCCATCCCACGGTGAAGCCGACTGACCTGATGGCCTACCTGCTGCGCCTGGTGACACCGTCCGGAGGCGTTGCTCTCGATCCATTCATGGGCAGCGGAAGCACCGGCAAGGCCGCTATGCGCGAAGGTTTCCAGTTCATCGGGTGCGAGATCGACGAGCAATACGCGGCGATCGCCCGGGCGCGTATCGATCACGAAATAACCCGACAGCAAGAACTGCAAGCCGAATCTGATCAGCTCGATCTATTCGGCACCGCATAACCCGTCCCCCCTACTCAACAGCCTGCCGGTGTACGGCGGGCGAGGAATTCGTATGCGCGAAAAAGTATCCATCCAAGACCTGGAAGGCGCAGATCTGGCTCTTTGGGCTGCCCGAGCCCAGGGCGTCGAAGAAAGGAAGGGAATCAAGCTGTACGCCTCCGGCCCTTGCCTTTACCGCGATACAGGCCCCGGCGGTGAACCCTTCCCTTTCCGACCCGACTCGAACCTCGGGGACTCAGCGATTTTGATTCAAGAGATGACGCAGGCAGGAATCTTGACCCTGTTCGGGCATGGCGCGCAGTTCGAGGGTCAAGGATTCGGACACGTCGGATTTACGGGAACGCCTTCTGCTGCGCTGACCCGCTGCTATATCGCTTGGAAACTTGGCCAGGACTTCACGGCAACTCCGACCAGCTAACCCATCACCACCTTCTGCCGCCACGCGCGGCATGGAGCAATACCTCATGGAAACCGAAATCCTCTCCGACGAGGAACTGGCCGAACTCACCGGCTACAAGGCCCGTGCCTACCAGCGCCGCTGGCTGATTGATCGCCAGTGGGTGTTCGTCGAAAGCCGCGGCAAGCGCCCGCTGGTGGGCCGCATGTATGCTCGCATGAAGCTGGGCATGATCAGCCCTACGATTGCCGATCCGAGCCCGCCGCCGGCTGCACCGGTATGGACACCCGACTTCTCGCAGGTGAATTAATATGCGCCCCCGCAAGACCGAAACCCGCAATTTGCCTCCCCGGATGTATCAGTGGACAAGAATAAGAAAGAGCGGAAAGGTGTGGGTCGCCTATTACTACCTGGACATGACAGGCAAGGCGATCCCGCTGGGCAAGGATCTGGATTTGGCCAGGATCAAATGGGCGGACCTGGAGGCGAAGGAAAAGCCGCTCGATTTGCGTACCATGAAGGGCATCTTTGACCGATATATACGCGACATAGTATCGAAGAAAGCACCGCGTACGCAGAAAGACAACCTTTCGGAAATCAAGCAGCTCCGTCCAATGTTCGATAGCGCTCCCATCGACTCTATAACCCCTGCAACTATCGCGGGGTACCGCGACGCTCGAACCGCCAAGGTTCGGGCGAATCGCGAGATTGCCACCCTCTCCCACGTTTTCAACATTGCTCGAGAATGGGGACTTACGACCAAAGAAAATCCCTGCCAGGGCGTGCGAAAAAACAAGGAAACACCGAGGGACTATTACGCGAATGATGTTGTTTGGGATGCTGTTTACGTAAAGGCAGCTCAAGAGCTGAAAGACGCGATGGACTTGGCATATCTGACCGGGCAAAGACCAGCAGATGTCCTGGTCATGCGGAAGGACGATGTCGATGGAAATTACTTGGGTGTGCAGCAGAACAAGACACATAAAAAGCTGCGTATCCAGATGACTGACGGTGATGAGCCAAACAGTCTGGGCCTGTTGATCGGGAAAATGGCCGAGCGCAATGCTCAGCACATTTGCAGCTATTTGATCGTGAGCGCACGCGGCAAGCGGATGACAGCGAAGATGCTTCGCGATCGATGGGACGACGCCAGAGAAAGGGCCAAGAAAGAAGCTGAAGAAAAAGGCAATGTTCAGCTGGCTGAGAAAATCGGAGGCTTCCAGTTCAGAGACATCAGGCCGAAAGCGGCGTCGGAAATCCTCGACGTCGGCGATGCGAGCCTACTCTTGGGGCACACCAAAGGAGACATTACCGAGCGCGTCTATCGACGAATTGGCGCCATTGCCAAGCCATCGAAATAGCCCCAAAAACCGTTACAAAACTCAAAATCCGCCCCTTGTAGAATGCGGGCTGTAGAGGTGTCAAAAAATAAACGTATCGTAACGAAAAGCGGCTACAGGCCCCGGTTTCATTGGCTTTGCATATCGGTCTTGAAAACCGTCGACTGTAACAGGTCCATGAGTTCGAATCCCATCGCCTCCGCCATCTTATGTACGACAAAGCCCTGATTTTTCAGGGCTTTGTCGTTTCTGGCGTTCAGGAATTTTGCTCCTCTCTTTATGGATCGTTTCCGCATCTTTTCGGTCATTTCCGCAACCCTGCTCTTCTGCCACCGCTGCGTCCCCCCTCCGCCGCCAGGTAGCCGACCACTGAGCCGAGACCCATGCGTTTGAGCAAAGGCACTGCCACCACGGCGGCGGCAAGCGAAGTGACGACACTCAACACTTGTCCTGCATTGCCTTCAGCGGCCATGGCAATGACCCTCATCCCACATCAGGATCGGTAATGCGGCCACGGCCAGGCGTGTTGAGCGGAGCTTGGGTCTAAAGCGCTCAGTTCCCCAAACGCTTCTGGACCCAGCAAAAGATCCGAAGCGCCCACCAAGAACGCTCGTTGCGATTGGGGGAAGGTCTTGCTTTGAAAGCCTGGACGAGTATTCATGGTGATTCCTGAAGACTCTCGATTCGTCCGCTCTTCAGACCCGTTAAAAACAGACTCAGATCCAACAAAAAAGACAGGATCGGCTTGGCATCACCCGCGTCGTAGCTATGGGTAAACAATCGGGCTTGAAAATCGCAGCGTTCAATCTGGCCACCTGCGGTGCCGTGAAGGGCCGTAAAAGGGGGGTGAAATTGCCACAAGTCGAGAAAGCGAAGTCAGCCAGACGGATAGCTGTTGGTGCAGATGCATCCAGCCGTGTAAGACCTCTGGAAACCCTCTTTCTCCTAGACGCCGTCAGTGGTTCACTCGGGGGAGTCTCATTACGAACTCACTTCCCTGCCCCTCTCCCGCACTAGTACCAATCACCGTTCCGCCGTGGGCTTCGATCAACTCACGCACTACGGTCAAACCAATACCCAGCCCTGCCCCATTGAAACCAACCGCGTGAACATCCTGTACAAATGGCTCGAAAATGAACGGCAGTGCTTTCGGAGTTATACCTATCCCGGTATCACGAATGCGTATCTCCAGATGTTCGACTTCAATCGTCGCAGTAAGGGAGACCGTGCCATCAGCAGGCGTATATTTGGCGGCGTTACCCAGTAGATTGCCAAGAATTTGAGCGAGGCGCGCTGGATCGCCATTAACCATCAATGCGCGTTCCGGCAGTTCCGAGCTGAAAGTCAAACCGTGAGCAACCATGACCGGGGCACAGGCATCTATCGCCTCATGAATGATTTGAGCCATATCGACACGTTGGCAATCAAGGCGAAACTTGCCGGTGCTGGCGCGGGCGATGTCGAGCAAGTCTTCGACCAACCGGGACATCTGCTTCACCTGCCCCTCTATCAACAACTGCATGCGCGGCAATTCTTCACTAGGTACACGTACCAGCCGGCCAGCAATCATGCTGATGGGGGTCAGAGGGTTGCGAAGTTCGTGTGCAACCAGGTTGAGGAAGTTGCGTTGCTGTTCCAGCGCATGTTCAGCGGCCGCCTGCAGTTCCTGGGCACTCAGTGCGGCTATCACCAACTGCTCGTTTGCCTCGCGCATCTCGAGGTACATTTGCTGCTCTGCCTGGGCCATTGTCGGATTTTCCGCATCCGACTGCGCCGACAGAATTGACAGCACCAACTGCTGATTGGCTTCAATCAATTGCTCAACATGGTGACTATCGACGAGTTGGGCATTGGCCTGGTTGAGTTCCTTATGAACCGCTGCCAGCACCGCACGCGCCGCGACCGTTTTCTGGCCGAGAAGGAACAGTTCGCGTGCTGCAGTCGCTATGGCTTGCTCATTCTTGCCGTGACCCTCGCTCATGATATTTCGCTCATCCTTCGAATGTGACCGTACGCTGCTGGGTAGGTCGCCCCCCTAACAAGCCTTCCCTGTCCGGCAACATTTCGCCGATCTGCAAGCCATCATCATCTATCTGGTACAACCTCAGCTCATCAGAATGAGCGCTGGCCCGAACCTTGACCACGGCCATGATGCGCAACAAGCGGCTCTGCACTTCTATGTAGCGCTGGACGATGATGGCGTCGGTGAGAAACGCCGTGCCGTAAGGACTGAAACGCAGATCGGTGTAGCGATCCTCCAACTCGGAGGTCATCAATACACTGACACCTGCACTAGTAAGAGCGGTCACCATGCGAGACAGCGACTCACGAAAGTCTTCTCGAAATGTCGGGGCCAACGCCAGTTCGAAGCCTGACAGGGAGTCAATCACTACCCGTGTAGCCTTCAGCCGATTGATCTCACTCAATAGCAAATGGACGATTTCGTCGATGGATAAGTCCGGCGCGCGGCTATCGACCAAACCGACCTTCCCGCTCTCAATCAACCCGGCGAGGGTGGCGTTCTGAGAGTGATTGGGGCGCTGCTCAAATACCGCGATCACGCCAGTCTCGCCATTGCGCGCACCCTCTGCGAGAAAGGTCGCAGCAAGAATGCTTTTGCCCGAGCCCGATGGCCCGGCCACCAGTAAGGAATAACCACGGGGCAAGCCGCCGCCGAGCATCTCATCGAGTTTGGGCACACCCATTTTCAGGCGCTGGACCGGAAAGGTCAGAGGGGCTTCGATCGGGTTGAGTTGGGCAGGCGCAAAAACCTTGATGCCCGACGTTGCGATGCGGAAGGTGTGCAGCCCCGGCAGCGTCGGCTGGCCGCGCATCTTCATGATTTCCATCTTGCGCACCATGGAATTGCGCTGAACGCTCTGACGCAACCAGATAAGGCCATCGGCGACAGTGAAAATCGGATTGGTGTCGGTTTCGCTGAAGTACTCGCCAATCAGGAAGGTTGTTGCCTGCCAAGTGGTCATCAGCATGCCCAGTTGCTGAACGAACTGCGGCAGATTGTTGTTCGGGTTGTCCTGTGTCTGGCTCGCAAGCACAACTGAACGAAACGAGTCGACGAACACCAGCGCCGGAGAGTGTGCCTCGACCTCAGCGACGATTCGGCGTAACACCTCATCCAAATCCCCTGCCAGGGTGTCACTGGCCAGGTTGATGTAACGGATCGACTGATTGATGGCTTCGTCGTCGAAAAAGTCGAATTGCTGTTGATACCGCAGCATTTTCAACGGCGGTTCGCCAAGCACGGTGAAGAACAATGCCGGGCGCTCGGGAGTCGCCAGGGCGAACATCATTTGATGCGCCAGGGTTGTTTTGCCACAGCCAGGCGGGCCGGCGATCAGGTTGAACGAGAACTCCGGCAACCCCCCGCCCAGCACCTCGTCCAGTCCTGGCACTCCGGTGGCCAAGCGCTTGATAGTCACTTTGGTGTTCATGGCGAGTTTTCCTGCGCAGATGTGTCGCTCAAAGAAGGTTTCCACACGTCACGAAGCAAGCGTGCGGTGAGCGAGGGCCCGATCAGGGTAGTGAGCAGTTCGTAGAAGGTGGTCAGAATCACTTCACCAAACAACAAGGCATCTGCTTCGCTTTCTGTAACGAGTTCAGAATTAAGAGCGCTCAGATCCAACGCTGTTTGCACACGTTCAGATATGTTGGCCAAGCGCGGCTGACGTGAGGCGCAGAGATGAAGGCTGCGTCGATACAGAGCTGCAACCCCCTGCTGACCAATGATGGGGGTAAGTGCTGTGTGGATAGCCTCCAAAATCGAGACAGTCGCTAGCGCGATGCACGCAGTATCAGCATTGGGGCCAACCCGGTGCGCCAGAGCAGCTACGATCTGGCGGCTCTCTTCGTTTAGCGCGGACATGGCTAGCTGATTTCTGATGGGCAGGTCTCGATAGTACACCCTATATCGCATCGCAGAGACTCAATTGGCCAGAGAGCCTTCTTTACTTTCAATTCCTGTAATTTATCGACCATATTGAGGTTTTTGGGCTGCAGATTTAAGAGAATGAATAGCTTTACCGGCACTGCTGCGTGAAACGTCAGTGAAGTGTCGATAGCCCCAGCGCAGAAATGGCGTTAGCATCCTACGCATTCGGTTTAACAGCATGTTTTTCAGATCAGGGTCGCATTGTGGAAAAGTTGAATCGCCTTCAGAGTGGAATCGAAGGCCTGGATGCTCTGCTCAAGGGGGGGCTGGTCTCAGGTGCTTCCTACATTATTCAGGGGCGCCCAGGGTCTGGCAAAACCATCCTCGCCAACCAACTTGGATTCCATCATGCGCGCAACGGCGGCCGTGTTCTGGTAGCGACACTCCTTGCCGAATCCCATGACCGACTTTTTCAATTTCTGTCCACCTTGAGTTTTTTCGACTCGTCTAAAGTTGGCGCTGAAATCCAGTTCGTCAGCGCATTCGATACCCTGGAAAACGAAGGCCTGGATGAAGTGGTTAAACTGCTGAGGCGTGAGATCAGCCGACAGAAGGCCACGGTCATGGTCGTGGACGGCTTGCTCAACGCGCGTTCCAAAGCCGACTCGCCAATCGACACCAAGAAGTTCATCTCTGAACTGCAAGGCCACGCCGCATTTGCCGGGTGCACCGTATTGTTTCTCACCAGTTCCCGACTGGATGACGGCAGCCCCGAACACACCATGGTTGATGGTGTGATCGAAATGGGAGAAGAGCTTTATGGCACACGCTCGGTGCGTCGTATTCAACTGCGTAAAACTCGTGGTAGTCCAGCACTGACCGGACTGCACGAGTGCGAGATCACCGAGAACGGTCTGGTGGTTTATCCGCGCCTGGAAAGCCTCTACAGCCACCCTACTTCGCCCGATAGCGCCAACATGACGCGTATCCCCAGTGGCATTCGTTCACTCGATGCCATATTGGGTGGCGGGTTGCACAGTTCCAGTGTGACCTTGGTCATAGGCCCGTCAGGA of the Pseudomonas sp. Seg1 genome contains:
- a CDS encoding fimbrial protein yields the protein MKRFKFHRPVPLTKAIHTLCLTLLFASNYAVAATCSFYPNHHQTTITMQVPATLSIPRDTPNGTVVYESPPLTMGPTPSSYKCTNEFSYGVQNNVGVSKSGDLVYAIGNTGLAWQWSYKDNVTIPIYPGIRREAGGYGWDTTRHVLRLIKIADVFDAQKIPAGTLGVFHADGVSPLAMATNGTTIVPQSCETPDIRVDMGSHDISIFANNGSYSEPVKFDISLNNCPAGIKKVTYTLKPTSDSPSQNSTRGIVKLSADSTAQGVALQILNSDGNPIVLHQSYVFTDYSSAGGNLKIPLSARYFRTATTGGNGGFDKGMRAGSANANIAFVMSYL
- a CDS encoding DNA methyltransferase encodes the protein MNSYQILIGDCLELLRRMPDCSVDSVVTDPPYGLSFMGKKWDYDVPATEVWIECLRVLKPGGHLLAFAGTRTQHRMAVRIEDAGFEIRDMIAWVYGSGFPKSMDVSKAIDKAEDYKLQASHRRAWVAAVQEAGLKLPGNSRHDWTVGEHAPGEQWWAEFENWLPGLSKEQRQAIERIVVGKGFKPRPTYHTADIGGEAECNEYDITTPATQAARKWEGWGTALKPALEPITVARKPFSSTVAANVIAHGTGALNIDRCRVTTGDDTARISNGAIKGGNFAAGGSAPGPIAGGHSDGRWPANLIHDGSAEVVALFPAQAGAAAPVTGNEPTANGFSGPVKYSGMRERVPGAFHSDSGSAARFFYCAKTSRKDRNEGLLSSDAPAVAKEATMRDCETAEWSTRNGNSHPTVKPTDLMAYLLRLVTPSGGVALDPFMGSGSTGKAAMREGFQFIGCEIDEQYAAIARARIDHEITRQQELQAESDQLDLFGTA
- a CDS encoding DUF4224 domain-containing protein, producing METEILSDEELAELTGYKARAYQRRWLIDRQWVFVESRGKRPLVGRMYARMKLGMISPTIADPSPPPAAPVWTPDFSQVN
- a CDS encoding tyrosine-type recombinase/integrase produces the protein MRPRKTETRNLPPRMYQWTRIRKSGKVWVAYYYLDMTGKAIPLGKDLDLARIKWADLEAKEKPLDLRTMKGIFDRYIRDIVSKKAPRTQKDNLSEIKQLRPMFDSAPIDSITPATIAGYRDARTAKVRANREIATLSHVFNIAREWGLTTKENPCQGVRKNKETPRDYYANDVVWDAVYVKAAQELKDAMDLAYLTGQRPADVLVMRKDDVDGNYLGVQQNKTHKKLRIQMTDGDEPNSLGLLIGKMAERNAQHICSYLIVSARGKRMTAKMLRDRWDDARERAKKEAEEKGNVQLAEKIGGFQFRDIRPKAASEILDVGDASLLLGHTKGDITERVYRRIGAIAKPSK
- a CDS encoding HAMP domain-containing sensor histidine kinase, whose amino-acid sequence is MSEGHGKNEQAIATAARELFLLGQKTVAARAVLAAVHKELNQANAQLVDSHHVEQLIEANQQLVLSILSAQSDAENPTMAQAEQQMYLEMREANEQLVIAALSAQELQAAAEHALEQQRNFLNLVAHELRNPLTPISMIAGRLVRVPSEELPRMQLLIEGQVKQMSRLVEDLLDIARASTGKFRLDCQRVDMAQIIHEAIDACAPVMVAHGLTFSSELPERALMVNGDPARLAQILGNLLGNAAKYTPADGTVSLTATIEVEHLEIRIRDTGIGITPKALPFIFEPFVQDVHAVGFNGAGLGIGLTVVRELIEAHGGTVIGTSAGEGQGSEFVMRLPRVNH
- a CDS encoding ATPase domain-containing protein, giving the protein MNTKVTIKRLATGVPGLDEVLGGGLPEFSFNLIAGPPGCGKTTLAHQMMFALATPERPALFFTVLGEPPLKMLRYQQQFDFFDDEAINQSIRYINLASDTLAGDLDEVLRRIVAEVEAHSPALVFVDSFRSVVLASQTQDNPNNNLPQFVQQLGMLMTTWQATTFLIGEYFSETDTNPIFTVADGLIWLRQSVQRNSMVRKMEIMKMRGQPTLPGLHTFRIATSGIKVFAPAQLNPIEAPLTFPVQRLKMGVPKLDEMLGGGLPRGYSLLVAGPSGSGKSILAATFLAEGARNGETGVIAVFEQRPNHSQNATLAGLIESGKVGLVDSRAPDLSIDEIVHLLLSEINRLKATRVVIDSLSGFELALAPTFREDFRESLSRMVTALTSAGVSVLMTSELEDRYTDLRFSPYGTAFLTDAIIVQRYIEVQSRLLRIMAVVKVRASAHSDELRLYQIDDDGLQIGEMLPDREGLLGGRPTQQRTVTFEG